In one Candidatus Nitronereus thalassa genomic region, the following are encoded:
- a CDS encoding VOC family protein — protein sequence MKVQYLGHVVFYVKDLERSLKFYRDLLGFTEIGQAFNGKAAGLTSGRTHHELLLIEVGDAPGPPDGVRRGLYHIGIKIGESLEELRSAKKELERNDIPISGMSDHTVSQSLYLHDPDGNEVELYIDVPGSNWEENPKLALSPTKPLVL from the coding sequence ATGAAAGTACAGTATTTGGGACATGTGGTTTTTTATGTCAAAGATTTGGAACGGTCGCTCAAATTTTATCGGGACCTTTTGGGCTTCACGGAAATTGGCCAAGCGTTTAACGGGAAAGCCGCAGGGTTGACCTCCGGTCGGACGCATCATGAGTTGCTCTTGATCGAAGTGGGTGATGCTCCTGGTCCTCCTGACGGAGTTCGGCGTGGGCTCTACCATATCGGCATAAAGATTGGAGAAAGTTTGGAGGAACTGCGATCCGCCAAAAAGGAACTCGAGCGTAACGACATCCCTATTTCCGGCATGAGCGACCATACCGTGAGTCAAAGCCTCTATCTTCATGACCCGGATGGAAACGAAGTGGAGCTCTATATCGATGTGCCAGGAAGTAACTGGGAAGAAAATCCTAAGTTAGCTCTGTCTCCCACCAAGCCACTCGTTTTATGA
- a CDS encoding GH36-type glycosyl hydrolase domain-containing protein translates to MLRSEILSIEQLKRHAVSLAAQHRIDPRPGPDRLLSRLADNESVLLAAYDVVTAAATPGERIGPAETWLLDNFYLIEQQIVQARRHLPRGYSRQLPRLADGLSAGFPRIYNLALELISHMDGRVDSDNATQFVAAYQTAEPLQLGELWAFPIMLQLALLENLRRIGLRIARRREERDAAIAWATRMHTTAESEPKKLVQLLAEFANADVPLTAPFVEEFYARLEALGPPMAFIQTWVEQKLLEQGVTATQLSEAAGRTAATNQISFANSIGSLHFIGALDWRNFVESLSVVEQTLREDPTEMHSIQDFSTRDRYRHVIEDVARSSSRSELAVAREAIVLAQAAAARLSTHDRTAHVGYYLIDQGRPLLERAVGCGVSWKFRANQASLQFRLFLYLGPILLLTALVTSIVLFSFDGFDLGNWQFWFLGMAGIIGGSAMAVSLVNLLVTLLLTPRALPRLDFPQGIPFVHRTMVVVPTLLSRPQEIDDLLEALEIRYLGNRDPHLFFALLTDFRDAPERTLPDDDALLARAREGIQALNETYREDRPCIFYLFHRPRVWNPYERVWMGYERKRGKLEQFNALLRGGEQTAFSDIVGDSSILDSIQYVITLDTDTQLPRDTARTLIGNLAHPLNRPVYDPDKGRIVEGYAILQPRTSISLTSAGQSQFAKLFAGESGIDPYTREVSDVYQDIFGEGSFIGKGIYDVDAFRQAVDGRFPENLILSHDLLESGYARSALVTDVDIIEEHPASYAIEASRRHRWIRGDWQIAGWLLPHVPGPPRSNQSIEPNGSKAKRQPNPLTPLSVWKIFDNLRRSLVPPSLLALLAGGWLFAQGSAWIWTLLVASVVFLPPLLGTAIEFIRKPEERDWLVHLILKSKSAGGPIMLALLTLVFLPYDTLISLNAILGSGMRMLFTRRGLLIWHMRSYATRNARHTLAGFYIEMWIAPVLAVVLAFALGWGNRSEEWLFCAPLLLLWLASPGVAWRISMPIMSPTPGLTVDQLAFLRASARRTWRFFAKFVGPQDHWLPPDNFQEYPAAGIASRTSPTNMGMSLLANLAAYDFGYLSAGEFLRRTDHTLATMEKLERYRGHFYNWYDTRTLKPLRPLYVSSVDSGNLAGSLLTLQAGLAELKDQPVLSSCPFRGLQDTLQVLADHVPSLPAPDLAKKIKLLQDNLHTLTLNGEPTTLAAADRLLDEIHRTAGELVSWLPADSDIDGELYHWAQAFDQQSRALREDLRWLVPEPQYVSNIPTLAELARERALGTETLSSAGKAPSPVSHYTGAVERLKIIDDLVERCRELAVMDFEFLYDSSCGLLNIGYDVGERRRDPSWYDLLASEARLASFLLIAQGQVPQKHWFLLGRQLTSYGGDVSLISWSGSMFEYLMPQLIMPSHENTLLGKTCKAAVSRQIEYGRQRMVPWGISESCYNATDMHHVYQYRAFGVPGLGFKRGLGDDLVIAPYASALALTVMPREACRNLQTLAANGFRGMYGFYEAVDYTPSRVPRGKDHAIVRTFMAHHQGMSLLAFAHVLLDRPMQRRFMSAPLVQATELLLQERVPKKGATLHPHAAEVSAAARPPAVEAASIMRVFTDPNTPTPEVHLLSNGRYHVMATNSGGGYSQWGDLAITRWREDATSDCWGTFIYLRDRDSGRFWSTAYQPTLRKADHYEAIFVQARAEFRRRDQGIEAHTEITVSPEDDVEIRRVTLTNLSSRTRHIEITSYAEVVLAPFNADLAHRSFSNLFVQTEILPDRQAILCRRRSRTPGEQGMWMFHLLAAPGARADEPSYETDRAQFLGRGRTAFNPVVLDRRASPSTLSNTDGSVLDPIVAIRRTVTLSPDESANVQIISGIAGTREAALELLEKYCDRHFVERAFEMAWFQSQEVLRYLNNATEAEAQVYGRLATSVIFASAWRRATPSVIARNQLGQSGLWRFVVSGDLPIVLLRVGDRSRIDLVKQVLQAHAYWRMKGLTTDLVIVNEDFSGYRAILQDQIMGLINAGPEAQVIDRPGGVFVRRAEELSEEDRVLFQTVARVILTDSAETLLEQVERPLPVERLPDRLKPLLEPAAEPSQPLAARERLFFNGLGGFTPDGREYVITLEPGQSTPAPWVNVIASPHIGTVVSESGSAYTWVENAHEFRLTTWHNDPLGDGSGEALYIRDEETGAFWSPTPLPTHGRSGYVCRHGFGYSIFEHDEAGISSELFTYVAMDAPVKFAVVKLRNHSKRSRRLSLTGYWELVLGEWRHTNLMHIVTEIDPHSGALFARNAYSRECANRVVFGQISEREHTVTGNRTEFIGRNGSLASPAAMGRTRLSGKTGAGLDPCGAIQAKIELADGEEREIVFVFGAAHNNDEARHFIQRFSGPAGATQALEGVWEHWNRTLGVVHVETPDPALNVLANGWLVYQTLSCRFWGRSGYYQSGGAYGFRDQLQDTMALIHATPWLAREQLLRCADRQFLQGDVQHWWHPPNGQGVRTHFSDDYLWLPYAACRYVLATGDTGVLDESVHFLEGRELKPEEEAYYDQPQRSTEVASLYEHCVRAIKHGLRFGEHQLPLMGCGDWNDGMNLVGRDGKGESVWLAWFLYENLELFASLARGRGDKAFADMCIGQALVLRKNIEANAWDGGWYRRAYFDDGTPLGSSQNEECQIDSISQSWAVISGGGDPLRIQQAMAAVDTRLIRRDARIIQLLAPPFDTSDLEPGYIKGYVPGVRENGGQYTHAAIWTTMAFAMMGDRERAWEMFAMLNPINHGSQPEEIERYKVEPYVMCADIYGAPPHTSRGGWTWYTGAAGWMYRLTVETLLGLQLEVDHLRIAPCVPAHWESYKIHYRFRETFYHITIKRVGEKSEQVIRVTVDGAVVDVVSNDGTARPQGMIPLTDDRQEHYVEVELS, encoded by the coding sequence TTGCTGCGCTCGGAGATTCTTAGCATCGAGCAACTGAAGCGGCACGCGGTCAGCCTTGCTGCCCAACATAGAATAGATCCGCGTCCGGGGCCGGACCGGTTATTGTCTCGACTCGCAGACAATGAGAGCGTTCTGCTGGCAGCATATGATGTCGTGACAGCCGCGGCTACGCCGGGAGAACGGATCGGACCGGCAGAAACCTGGTTGCTCGATAATTTCTATCTCATCGAGCAGCAGATCGTCCAGGCGCGTCGACATTTACCTCGGGGGTACAGCCGGCAATTACCGCGATTGGCTGATGGCCTATCAGCCGGATTTCCGCGAATCTACAACCTGGCGTTGGAATTGATCTCCCATATGGACGGTCGTGTCGACAGCGATAACGCCACTCAATTCGTCGCCGCCTACCAGACCGCTGAACCTTTACAACTCGGCGAATTGTGGGCATTCCCGATCATGCTGCAATTGGCTCTATTGGAAAACCTTCGCCGCATTGGGTTGCGTATTGCCCGTCGGCGCGAGGAGCGTGACGCAGCCATCGCTTGGGCAACCCGTATGCACACGACGGCCGAGAGTGAGCCGAAAAAGCTTGTTCAGTTGCTCGCCGAGTTTGCCAATGCGGATGTACCTCTGACCGCACCGTTTGTGGAGGAGTTTTACGCAAGACTTGAGGCTCTGGGGCCTCCTATGGCGTTTATCCAAACCTGGGTCGAGCAGAAACTACTCGAACAGGGGGTAACCGCCACTCAATTGTCGGAAGCAGCTGGCAGAACGGCTGCGACTAATCAGATCTCCTTCGCCAACAGTATCGGAAGTCTGCATTTCATCGGTGCCCTAGACTGGAGAAATTTCGTCGAGTCGCTCAGTGTCGTCGAACAGACATTGCGTGAAGACCCGACAGAGATGCATTCCATCCAGGATTTTTCGACACGAGATCGGTACCGTCATGTCATCGAAGACGTGGCGAGGAGCAGTTCGCGCAGTGAGTTAGCGGTAGCACGCGAAGCCATTGTTCTTGCACAGGCTGCTGCGGCACGATTGAGTACCCATGACCGCACCGCCCATGTCGGATATTACCTGATTGATCAGGGACGGCCCCTACTGGAGCGTGCTGTCGGCTGCGGTGTGTCGTGGAAATTTCGTGCCAATCAAGCAAGCCTCCAATTCCGTCTGTTCCTGTACCTCGGCCCCATCTTGTTACTCACTGCCTTGGTCACATCCATTGTGCTGTTTTCTTTCGACGGGTTCGACCTGGGAAATTGGCAGTTCTGGTTTTTGGGGATGGCCGGGATCATCGGTGGATCGGCGATGGCCGTCTCGCTGGTGAACCTACTAGTCACTCTTCTCTTGACGCCTCGGGCATTACCTCGATTAGATTTTCCTCAGGGCATTCCATTCGTTCACCGCACGATGGTCGTAGTGCCCACTTTACTGAGCAGGCCGCAAGAGATTGATGATCTTCTCGAAGCCTTGGAGATCCGCTATTTAGGTAATCGGGATCCCCATCTGTTCTTTGCCTTGCTGACGGATTTCCGTGACGCGCCTGAGCGTACCTTACCGGATGATGACGCCTTGCTCGCCCGCGCACGCGAAGGTATCCAGGCCCTCAACGAGACCTACCGCGAGGACCGCCCGTGCATCTTCTATTTGTTTCACCGACCCAGGGTGTGGAATCCATACGAACGGGTGTGGATGGGATATGAGCGCAAACGCGGAAAACTGGAGCAGTTTAATGCCTTGCTGCGGGGAGGGGAGCAAACCGCATTCTCGGATATAGTCGGTGATTCGTCTATCCTGGATTCGATCCAGTATGTCATCACCTTGGATACCGACACGCAATTGCCCCGCGACACAGCACGCACACTGATAGGAAACCTCGCGCATCCTCTCAATCGGCCGGTGTACGATCCGGACAAGGGTCGCATCGTCGAAGGCTACGCGATCCTGCAACCACGTACGTCGATCAGCCTGACAAGCGCAGGCCAATCCCAGTTTGCAAAACTGTTCGCTGGAGAGTCAGGCATCGATCCCTACACCCGCGAGGTCTCGGATGTCTATCAGGATATTTTCGGGGAGGGGTCGTTCATCGGCAAAGGGATCTATGATGTGGACGCGTTTCGTCAGGCGGTCGATGGACGCTTTCCGGAGAATCTCATTCTCAGTCACGACTTACTGGAAAGCGGGTATGCGCGTTCGGCATTGGTGACCGATGTCGACATCATTGAAGAACACCCGGCTAGTTATGCCATAGAGGCCAGCCGGCGACACCGGTGGATACGCGGCGACTGGCAAATTGCCGGCTGGCTGCTCCCGCATGTGCCAGGACCGCCCCGTTCAAACCAATCGATCGAGCCAAATGGATCGAAAGCGAAGCGGCAACCGAACCCGCTCACACCCTTATCGGTGTGGAAAATTTTCGACAACTTGCGACGCAGTCTCGTGCCGCCGTCACTGCTGGCCTTGCTGGCAGGTGGTTGGCTGTTTGCCCAGGGATCGGCGTGGATCTGGACCCTGCTGGTTGCCAGTGTGGTGTTCTTGCCCCCCTTGCTGGGAACCGCCATCGAGTTCATTCGTAAGCCTGAAGAACGTGATTGGCTTGTACACCTAATCCTAAAAAGCAAATCTGCAGGCGGGCCGATCATGCTCGCGTTGCTGACTCTGGTTTTTTTGCCCTACGACACCCTGATAAGCCTGAATGCGATTCTAGGCTCTGGTATGCGAATGCTGTTCACTCGACGTGGATTGTTGATCTGGCATATGCGATCGTATGCCACTCGCAACGCGCGCCACACGCTAGCCGGTTTTTATATAGAGATGTGGATCGCGCCTGTTCTGGCTGTCGTACTAGCCTTCGCATTGGGGTGGGGCAACCGGTCAGAGGAGTGGCTCTTCTGTGCGCCCCTCTTGTTGCTCTGGCTGGCGTCGCCTGGCGTCGCCTGGCGGATCAGCATGCCGATCATGTCTCCCACACCGGGCTTGACTGTTGATCAACTAGCGTTCTTGCGTGCGTCCGCCCGCCGCACGTGGCGCTTCTTCGCGAAGTTTGTCGGTCCGCAGGACCACTGGCTGCCACCCGATAACTTCCAGGAATATCCGGCTGCGGGCATCGCCTCCCGCACCTCACCTACGAACATGGGCATGTCGCTACTGGCGAACCTGGCTGCGTACGATTTCGGTTACCTTTCTGCCGGTGAATTCCTGCGACGTACCGATCACACATTGGCGACGATGGAAAAGTTGGAACGCTACCGCGGGCATTTTTACAATTGGTACGACACACGCACGCTGAAACCGCTTCGTCCCCTTTATGTTTCTTCGGTGGACAGCGGCAACCTCGCCGGTAGCTTACTCACGTTGCAAGCGGGACTGGCTGAGTTGAAAGATCAGCCGGTGCTGTCTTCGTGCCCGTTTCGGGGGCTGCAGGACACCTTGCAGGTACTGGCGGACCACGTGCCCTCCTTACCAGCCCCGGATCTTGCCAAGAAGATCAAGCTTCTTCAGGACAATCTTCACACACTGACGCTGAATGGGGAGCCAACGACATTGGCTGCCGCCGATAGGCTGCTGGATGAGATTCACCGCACTGCCGGGGAGCTGGTGTCTTGGCTCCCAGCAGATAGTGATATCGATGGCGAACTGTATCACTGGGCACAGGCATTCGATCAGCAATCCCGCGCCCTGAGAGAGGACCTGAGATGGTTGGTGCCCGAGCCGCAATACGTCAGCAACATTCCGACACTAGCGGAATTGGCCAGAGAGAGAGCCCTAGGCACTGAAACGCTGTCGTCAGCCGGGAAAGCCCCGTCGCCTGTGTCCCATTATACGGGCGCGGTGGAGCGACTCAAAATCATTGACGATTTGGTGGAGCGTTGCCGCGAACTGGCGGTGATGGATTTCGAATTCCTCTACGATTCGTCGTGCGGTTTGCTGAATATTGGATACGATGTAGGCGAACGACGCCGAGATCCATCCTGGTACGACCTGCTCGCATCAGAAGCACGCCTAGCCAGTTTCCTACTGATCGCGCAGGGACAGGTACCGCAGAAACATTGGTTCTTACTCGGCCGCCAGCTGACAAGTTATGGGGGCGACGTCAGTTTGATCTCTTGGAGCGGATCGATGTTCGAGTATCTCATGCCGCAACTCATCATGCCGAGCCACGAGAACACCTTGTTGGGGAAGACTTGCAAGGCTGCAGTGTCTCGCCAGATCGAATATGGACGACAACGCATGGTGCCCTGGGGCATTTCCGAGTCCTGCTATAACGCGACCGATATGCACCACGTCTACCAATATCGGGCATTCGGCGTACCCGGGCTGGGTTTCAAGCGCGGGCTGGGAGACGACCTGGTCATCGCGCCTTACGCCAGCGCCCTGGCGCTGACAGTGATGCCCCGGGAAGCCTGCCGCAACTTACAGACGCTGGCAGCCAATGGGTTCCGAGGCATGTATGGGTTCTACGAGGCGGTGGATTACACACCATCGCGCGTGCCGCGGGGTAAAGATCACGCCATCGTGCGCACATTCATGGCGCATCATCAAGGCATGAGCCTTTTAGCCTTTGCGCATGTCCTGCTCGACCGGCCAATGCAGCGCAGATTCATGTCGGCTCCCCTCGTGCAAGCAACGGAATTATTGCTCCAGGAGCGTGTGCCGAAGAAAGGAGCGACGTTGCACCCCCACGCGGCCGAAGTGAGCGCCGCCGCACGCCCACCAGCGGTGGAAGCAGCCTCGATCATGCGAGTATTTACCGACCCGAACACGCCGACACCTGAAGTTCACCTGTTGTCCAACGGCCGATACCACGTCATGGCAACCAATTCCGGTGGAGGCTACAGCCAATGGGGTGACCTGGCCATCACTCGTTGGCGAGAGGACGCAACTTCCGACTGCTGGGGCACGTTCATTTATTTGCGCGACCGTGACTCGGGACGGTTTTGGTCAACCGCGTATCAACCGACTTTGCGCAAGGCCGATCACTATGAGGCAATTTTCGTGCAAGCGCGCGCGGAATTCCGGCGGCGCGATCAGGGGATCGAAGCGCACACCGAGATCACCGTGTCACCGGAAGACGACGTCGAAATTCGGCGTGTCACACTCACCAACCTGTCATCCCGTACCCGTCATATCGAGATAACGAGTTACGCAGAGGTCGTGCTTGCTCCCTTCAATGCCGACCTGGCCCATCGCTCATTCAGCAATCTGTTCGTGCAAACTGAAATTCTACCAGACCGGCAGGCGATCCTCTGCAGGCGGCGCAGCCGCACTCCGGGAGAGCAGGGCATGTGGATGTTTCATCTGTTGGCCGCACCTGGCGCGAGGGCTGACGAGCCGTCATACGAGACGGACCGGGCTCAATTCCTCGGACGGGGTCGAACCGCGTTCAACCCGGTGGTATTGGATAGGCGTGCGAGCCCATCCACGTTGTCGAACACGGATGGGTCGGTGCTCGATCCCATCGTGGCGATCCGCCGCACCGTTACGTTGTCACCGGACGAATCGGCGAACGTACAGATCATCTCAGGGATCGCAGGCACGCGCGAGGCCGCATTGGAATTGCTGGAGAAATATTGCGACCGGCACTTTGTTGAACGCGCCTTTGAAATGGCATGGTTTCAAAGTCAGGAGGTGCTGCGTTACCTCAACAACGCCACCGAAGCCGAGGCTCAAGTCTATGGCCGCCTGGCGACTTCCGTCATTTTCGCCAGTGCCTGGCGCCGTGCCACACCCAGCGTCATTGCCCGTAACCAGCTTGGCCAGTCCGGGTTGTGGCGCTTCGTCGTCTCGGGCGATCTGCCGATCGTCTTGCTACGCGTCGGCGACCGGAGCCGCATTGACTTGGTCAAACAAGTGCTGCAAGCCCATGCATATTGGCGGATGAAGGGCTTGACTACAGACCTGGTGATCGTGAACGAAGATTTCTCGGGCTACCGGGCGATTCTCCAAGACCAGATCATGGGGCTGATCAATGCAGGTCCCGAAGCACAAGTCATCGACAGACCGGGGGGGGTCTTCGTACGGCGCGCCGAAGAACTGTCCGAGGAGGACCGGGTCCTGTTCCAGACGGTTGCACGCGTCATACTCACCGATTCCGCCGAGACATTGCTCGAGCAGGTGGAACGCCCCCTGCCGGTTGAGCGTCTGCCGGACCGTCTGAAGCCATTGTTGGAACCGGCAGCGGAACCGTCCCAGCCGTTGGCAGCACGCGAACGGCTTTTCTTTAACGGCCTGGGGGGCTTTACACCCGACGGGCGCGAATACGTCATTACCCTTGAACCGGGTCAGAGTACGCCGGCGCCCTGGGTCAATGTCATTGCCAGCCCGCACATTGGCACGGTCGTCAGCGAGAGCGGGAGCGCGTATACCTGGGTGGAAAACGCTCACGAGTTTCGGCTGACCACATGGCACAATGACCCGCTTGGCGACGGCAGCGGCGAGGCGCTCTACATTCGCGACGAGGAAACAGGCGCGTTCTGGTCACCGACGCCATTACCCACCCACGGTCGATCCGGATATGTGTGCCGACACGGGTTCGGCTACAGCATATTCGAACATGACGAAGCCGGGATCTCCTCGGAACTGTTCACCTACGTGGCCATGGACGCACCGGTAAAGTTTGCGGTGGTCAAGCTGCGCAATCATTCGAAGCGCTCGCGGCGATTGTCACTGACCGGGTATTGGGAGCTTGTGCTCGGCGAGTGGCGTCACACCAATCTGATGCATATTGTGACCGAAATCGATCCGCACAGCGGAGCGCTGTTTGCCCGCAATGCGTATAGCCGGGAATGTGCCAATCGGGTGGTCTTCGGGCAGATCAGCGAACGAGAGCATACGGTGACCGGAAACCGTACAGAGTTCATCGGACGCAATGGCTCGTTGGCTAGCCCGGCGGCAATGGGTCGCACGCGTTTGTCCGGCAAGACCGGTGCGGGCCTTGATCCATGCGGAGCGATACAGGCAAAGATTGAACTGGCTGATGGAGAGGAACGCGAGATCGTATTTGTCTTTGGGGCGGCCCACAACAATGACGAAGCCCGGCATTTCATCCAGCGATTCAGCGGACCAGCTGGTGCAACCCAGGCATTAGAAGGGGTGTGGGAACACTGGAACCGCACCCTGGGCGTGGTACATGTAGAAACTCCAGACCCGGCTTTAAATGTGCTGGCGAACGGCTGGCTGGTCTACCAGACATTGTCCTGCAGGTTCTGGGGCCGTAGCGGGTATTATCAGTCCGGCGGAGCCTACGGATTCCGCGATCAATTGCAGGACACTATGGCGCTGATCCATGCCACACCGTGGCTTGCACGCGAGCAGTTGCTGCGTTGTGCCGATCGCCAGTTCCTACAGGGTGACGTGCAACATTGGTGGCATCCGCCCAACGGACAAGGCGTGCGTACACATTTCTCCGATGACTATCTGTGGCTCCCGTATGCCGCCTGTCGGTATGTGCTGGCGACCGGCGATACGGGAGTCCTCGACGAGTCGGTACATTTCCTGGAGGGCCGCGAGTTGAAACCGGAAGAAGAGGCTTACTACGACCAGCCCCAACGTTCGACTGAAGTAGCCAGCCTCTATGAACATTGCGTGCGTGCGATCAAACACGGGTTGCGATTCGGCGAACATCAATTACCGCTGATGGGCTGCGGCGACTGGAACGATGGGATGAATCTTGTCGGTCGTGACGGCAAGGGGGAGAGCGTGTGGTTGGCGTGGTTCCTCTACGAAAACCTTGAGCTGTTTGCCAGCCTGGCTCGTGGCCGAGGCGATAAGGCTTTTGCCGACATGTGCATCGGGCAGGCTTTAGTGCTGCGCAAGAATATTGAGGCCAATGCCTGGGATGGGGGTTGGTACCGGAGGGCCTATTTCGATGATGGCACTCCCTTGGGCTCATCCCAAAATGAGGAATGCCAAATTGATTCGATCAGCCAGAGTTGGGCCGTCATTTCGGGGGGCGGTGATCCTCTCCGAATTCAACAGGCGATGGCGGCCGTAGATACACGCTTAATACGACGCGATGCTCGAATAATCCAACTGCTTGCCCCGCCCTTCGATACATCAGACCTTGAGCCCGGGTATATCAAAGGTTACGTACCCGGAGTTCGGGAGAACGGGGGCCAATATACCCACGCCGCGATATGGACCACGATGGCGTTTGCCATGATGGGGGACAGGGAACGGGCATGGGAAATGTTCGCCATGCTCAATCCTATCAATCACGGGAGTCAGCCGGAGGAAATCGAACGCTACAAGGTCGAGCCGTACGTCATGTGCGCCGATATTTACGGGGCACCGCCACACACAAGCCGTGGCGGATGGACGTGGTACACTGGAGCCGCAGGTTGGATGTATCGGCTGACCGTGGAAACACTCCTGGGCCTGCAACTGGAAGTGGACCATTTGCGCATAGCACCGTGTGTCCCGGCTCATTGGGAGTCGTACAAAATCCACTATCGTTTTCGCGAGACCTTCTACCACATCACCATCAAGCGCGTTGGTGAAAAGTCAGAGCAGGTGATTCGCGTGACGGTGGATGGTGCCGTCGTCGATGTCGTTAGCAACGATGGGACAGCACGACCACAAGGCATGATTCCCCTGACAGACGACCGCCAGGAGCATTACGTCGAGGTTGAGCTGAGCTAA
- a CDS encoding phosphate-starvation-inducible PsiE family protein produces the protein MMDTHTETKKPTSVSRWSIFDRTVNGVMINLMETLDGMGYIATGFSFLVIGMVVFVHSWYAFALVVGTNAVSAVLALVHDLLLVIILLELFRTIINFLKTKVITLEPFLYICVIASTRRILTIGAEIAYMEDVSEVVFNRYLLDLGANVLVIVALVIAVYLARRISPPISISERGETSATEPIAIKN, from the coding sequence ATGATGGATACACATACCGAAACCAAAAAACCAACTTCGGTGAGCCGTTGGTCAATATTTGATCGGACCGTTAATGGGGTGATGATCAATCTGATGGAAACCCTCGATGGAATGGGATACATCGCCACGGGCTTCAGCTTCCTCGTGATCGGCATGGTGGTCTTTGTGCATTCCTGGTACGCCTTTGCCCTTGTGGTTGGAACAAATGCGGTTTCTGCGGTGCTGGCATTGGTTCATGATCTCTTGCTCGTCATTATTTTGTTAGAACTATTCCGCACCATCATCAACTTTCTCAAAACCAAGGTGATTACCCTAGAACCATTTTTATACATCTGCGTGATTGCCTCGACCCGACGCATTCTGACGATTGGAGCCGAGATCGCCTATATGGAAGATGTGAGTGAGGTAGTATTTAACCGGTATCTCCTCGATCTTGGAGCGAATGTGCTAGTGATTGTCGCATTAGTCATCGCCGTATACCTTGCCCGTCGGATTTCTCCCCCGATTTCCATTTCGGAACGAGGAGAGACTTCTGCCACGGAACCGATTGCGATCAAAAATTGA
- a CDS encoding cold-shock protein: protein MSTGTVKWFNSNKGYGFITPDDGGKDLFVHHSEVKTSGYATLDEGQKVEYEVGEGQKGPCAKNVTPS from the coding sequence ATGAGTACGGGGACAGTAAAATGGTTCAATTCAAACAAAGGGTATGGGTTTATCACTCCTGACGATGGTGGGAAGGATTTATTCGTACACCATTCTGAAGTCAAAACCTCGGGCTATGCCACGCTAGATGAAGGCCAGAAAGTCGAATATGAAGTTGGCGAGGGGCAGAAAGGCCCCTGCGCAAAAAACGTGACACCGAGTTGA
- a CDS encoding ankyrin repeat domain-containing protein, producing the protein MRRAQRMKIVFFSSLLGLGVLVTILSFAKPTMFMNAEEQRLLEAVAQDDLATIRNLVKQGINVNAQDARGRTALLVAVEGHYFESAKVLLKAGADVNVQDDKKDSPLLLAGAEGTVDIMRLILQAKPDFSLYNRFGGTPLIPAAERGHVDMVKLLVNTKVDINHVNHLGWTALLEAIVLSDGGPRHQKIVQILVDAGADVHIADNQGVTPLEHARQKGFSEIVKVLESAGVQ; encoded by the coding sequence ATGAGACGTGCCCAACGGATGAAAATAGTTTTCTTTTCTTCACTACTCGGGCTAGGAGTTCTTGTGACCATCCTGAGTTTCGCAAAACCCACAATGTTTATGAACGCCGAAGAACAACGCTTGCTCGAGGCTGTAGCCCAAGACGATCTAGCCACTATAAGGAATTTGGTGAAGCAAGGGATCAATGTCAACGCTCAGGATGCCCGAGGGCGGACGGCCTTACTTGTCGCCGTTGAGGGGCATTATTTTGAAAGTGCAAAAGTGTTACTCAAGGCTGGAGCGGATGTGAATGTGCAGGATGACAAAAAAGATAGTCCGTTGTTGTTGGCAGGAGCCGAAGGCACGGTAGACATTATGAGGTTGATCCTACAGGCCAAGCCAGATTTCAGTTTGTATAACCGCTTTGGAGGTACCCCACTCATCCCCGCCGCTGAACGCGGCCATGTGGACATGGTCAAATTGTTAGTGAATACGAAGGTCGATATCAATCATGTGAATCACCTGGGATGGACGGCATTATTAGAAGCCATTGTGTTGAGTGATGGTGGTCCGCGCCATCAAAAGATTGTGCAGATACTGGTGGATGCCGGAGCGGATGTCCATATTGCCGATAACCAAGGAGTCACGCCCTTGGAGCATGCTCGGCAAAAAGGATTTAGCGAAATTGTAAAGGTTCTAGAGTCTGCCGGAGTGCAATAG